The following coding sequences lie in one Xanthomonas hortorum pv. pelargonii genomic window:
- a CDS encoding VOC family protein, with translation MSPAMDSLAADKRAARERRIDYVEFASIDPEASRAFFEQVFGWQFQAYGPDYLAFNDGRLDGGFYRATAPAAAEAGPLVVLYADDLAPVLERIRAAGGEIVKPVFGFPGGSRFHFREPGGTTLAVWSERAAAQGD, from the coding sequence ATGAGCCCGGCCATGGACAGCCTTGCTGCAGACAAGCGTGCCGCACGCGAGCGTCGCATCGATTACGTGGAGTTCGCCTCGATCGATCCGGAGGCCAGCCGCGCGTTTTTCGAACAGGTCTTCGGCTGGCAATTTCAGGCCTATGGCCCGGATTACCTGGCCTTCAACGACGGGCGCCTGGACGGTGGTTTCTACCGTGCCACTGCGCCGGCAGCGGCTGAAGCGGGCCCGCTGGTGGTGCTGTATGCCGACGACCTGGCACCAGTGCTCGAGCGCATACGTGCTGCCGGTGGCGAGATCGTCAAGCCGGTGTTCGGCTTCCCGGGTGGCAGCAGATTTCATTTCCGCGAGCCCGGTGGCACGACGCTGGCGGTGTGGTCCGAGCGCGCCGCCGCGCAGGGCGACTGA
- a CDS encoding aspartate-semialdehyde dehydrogenase, whose translation MSNENRRFNVAVVGATGAVGETMLSILAERNFPVATLYALASSRSAGGQVEFNGGKVDVLDLADFDPTGVDIALFSAGGSVSKEYGPKFAAAGAVVIDNSSAFRYDDDVPLVVSEVNPEALKQRPRGIIANPNCSTMQMLVALGPIHRKYGIERINVATYQSVSGGGRSAMEELGKQTSELLGFQQIEPQRFPVQIAFNLIPHIDDFQDNGYTKEEMKLVWETRKILGDESIMVNPTAVRVPVFYGHSEAVAIETRDKITAEQARALLESSPGIEVVDEHKPGGYPTPVTHASGKDAVFVGRIREDLSHPRGLNLWIVSDNIRKGAALNAVQLAELVAQEG comes from the coding sequence ATGAGCAACGAAAACCGTCGTTTCAACGTCGCGGTCGTGGGCGCCACCGGCGCTGTCGGCGAGACCATGCTGAGCATCCTGGCCGAGCGCAATTTCCCGGTCGCCACCCTGTATGCGCTGGCGTCGTCGCGCTCGGCCGGCGGGCAGGTGGAGTTCAACGGCGGCAAGGTCGATGTGCTGGATCTGGCCGACTTCGATCCCACCGGCGTGGACATCGCACTGTTCTCTGCAGGCGGCAGCGTGTCCAAGGAATACGGCCCCAAGTTCGCCGCTGCCGGCGCGGTGGTGATCGATAATTCCTCCGCGTTCCGTTACGACGACGATGTGCCGTTGGTGGTGTCGGAGGTTAATCCCGAAGCGCTCAAGCAGCGCCCGCGCGGCATCATCGCCAACCCCAATTGCTCGACCATGCAGATGCTGGTCGCGCTGGGCCCGATCCACCGCAAGTACGGCATCGAGCGCATCAACGTGGCGACCTACCAGTCGGTCTCCGGTGGCGGGCGGTCGGCGATGGAAGAACTGGGCAAGCAGACCAGCGAACTGCTGGGCTTCCAGCAGATCGAACCGCAGCGTTTCCCGGTGCAGATCGCCTTCAATCTGATCCCGCACATCGACGACTTCCAGGACAACGGCTACACCAAGGAAGAGATGAAGCTGGTCTGGGAGACCCGCAAGATCCTGGGCGACGAGTCGATCATGGTGAATCCCACTGCGGTGCGTGTCCCGGTGTTCTACGGTCACTCCGAAGCGGTGGCGATCGAAACCCGCGACAAGATCACTGCCGAGCAAGCACGCGCGCTGCTGGAATCATCGCCCGGCATCGAAGTGGTGGATGAGCACAAGCCCGGTGGCTATCCGACCCCGGTCACGCACGCCTCCGGCAAGGACGCGGTATTCGTCGGACGTATCCGTGAGGACCTGTCGCATCCGCGCGGTCTGAATCTGTGGATCGTCTCGGACAACATCCGCAAGGGCGCCGCGCTCAACGCCGTGCAGCTGGCCGAGCTGGTCGCACAGGAAGGCTGA